GATTTCGCCAGGACGTGCACGTCCTCGATCACGCCGTGCTTGTCGACCGCCTTGATCATGTCGTAGACGGTGAGGGCGGCGCTGGTGACGGCGGTGAGCGCCTCCATCTCCACGCCGGTCACGCCGCGGGTCTTCACCGAGGCCTCGATACGCACGGCGTCCTCCTCGCGGACGAAGTCGACGGTGATCTTCCCCAGCGGCAGCGGATGGCACAGCGGGATGATCTCGGGTGTCTTCTTCGCGCCCATGATGCCGGCGACGCGGGCGACGGGCAGGGCGTCCCCCTTGGGCAGGCCCTCATTGCCGGGATCGAAGATCATGTCCAGGACATCGGGCCTGGTGCGCACCCGTCCGGTCGCCACCGCGGTGCGGCTCGTCTCGTTCTTTCCGGTGACGTCGACCATGTGCGCCGAGCCGTCCTCGCGGACGTGGGTGAGGTGGGTGGATTCCGTGCTGCTCATAGGTGTCCAGGTTACGCGGCGCACCGGACACTGCCACGCCCCGCCGCCACTGTCCCGGCACCGGCCTACACTGGGTCATCATGGTTGAGATCCACTATTTCGCGGCCGCACGCGCGGCGCGCGGTGTAGCAGAAGAACGACTCGGGGATGCGCAGGCCACCGGCACACTCGCCGCACTGCTCGACACCCTCGGCGCACGCCACACCGACGAGACCGCCGGCGGTATGACCCTCGCCCGGGTCTTCGACCGGTGCAGCTTCCTCGTCGACGGCCGCACCGTCACCCGGGCGGACGCCGCCACCGTCGACCTCGGCACCGTCACCCGTGTCGATGTCCTCCCCCCGTTCGCAGGCGGTTAGATGACTGTGCCGACCAACCCGACAAGCCCGACCAGCCACGCGATCATCGTCGCCGGAGGCGCCGGATCCCGGCTCCACGCCTCCGCCCCGGCCCGCACGCCCGACAAACCGCTGCTCACCGACTTCACCGGACGCCGCCTCATCGACACGGTCCTGGAGGCCTGCGCCGCTGCGGACTGCGCCACCCGGATCGTCGTCGGCCCGCCGATGGACCTGCCGGAGGATGTCCTGCGGACCCGGGAGGACCCGCCGCTCGCCGGCCCGGCCGCCGCTGTCGCAGCCGGGGTCCGGATGCTGGAGACCACCGGGGCGTCCGACGACGACCTGGTCCTGCTGCTCGCCGCCGACCTCGTCAACCCCGGCCGTGCGGTCACCGCACTGGCCGCCGGCGGCCCCGGGATCGGGGTGACCGGTGGTCGACTGCAGCCGCTGCTCTCCGCCGTGCGGCTGGCCGATCTGCGGAACGCCACCGCCGGCGACCTCACCGACCAGTCCGTCATGCGGATCCTCAAGCACCTCGACCTGCCGGAACTGCCGTTGCCCGGCGGCACCGCCACCGACATCGACACCTGGCAGGATGCCCTCACCCACGGCTACGGAAGGCCACAATGAGTCACGAGCACCACCAACCCGTCGCCTGGGACGAGGCGCGTCGCCGCATCTGCGCCGCTGCGTCCGCGACCGTGGCGGAGGTCCGGAAGCACCCGGCGCCCGGCGACGTGCTCGCCGCCGATGTGCCCGCGCCCATGGACGTCCCCCACTACACGTCGTCGGCCATGGACGGCTTCGCGGTGCGCGGTGACGGGCCGTGGCGGCTGCTCGCCGCACCGTTCACCGGGTCGCAGGGCCGCAACGTCCACCGCAGCGGCGGCTCCCTGGCCGACGGGGAGGCCCTGCCGGTCCTCACCGGATCACTGCTGCCCGAGGGGGCGGATTCCGTCATCCGCTCCGAGAACGCCGAGGTCACCGGCGAGGAACTGCATGCCGAGCATCCGGCGCCGGGGCGGGACATCCGCCCGTCCGGTCAGGAGTGGCACCTCGGCGACACCCTGCTGACCGCCCCGCGGCGGCTCTCCCCACGGCACGTCGCGATGCTGGGCGCGGCCGGCGTGGACGAGGTCACGGTCGCGCGGGCACCGAAGGTGGCGTGCGCGTTCACCGGCAACGAGGTCGTCGCCTCCGGGGTGCCCGGCCCCGGGGAGGTGCGGGACGCCTTCTCCGTCTCCTTTCCCGCACTGCTCACCGGCTGGGGTGCGGAGGTGGTGGCCGCCGAGCACCTGGCCGATGATCCGGTGGCCGTGGAGGACTGGCTGCGGCGGCCGGCGGTGCTGGACGCCGACATCGTGGTGATGACCGGCGGGTCGGGCCGCTCCGGTCAGGATTTCGCCCGCCGCTTCATCACCCGGGCCGCCCTGGCCAGTGGTGCCGGCGGCGAGATCCTCGCCGACGAGGTCGCCTGCCAGCCGGGGCACCCGACCCTGCTGGTCCGTCGCATCATTTCGGGACGCCCCCAGCTCATCGCGGGGGTTCCCGGTAACCCGTTCGCGGCCCATGTCGCGCTGCACTCGTTCGTCCAGCCTGCGGTGGCGACCGCTCTCGGGCTGGACGCCCCGGTGCTGTCCGGTGTGCTCGGCGCGGCTGTGGAGCCGATCCGCCGCGACCGGGTGCGCCTGATGCCTGCGGTGTCCGGGGTTGCGGGGGTCGGGTCGGGAACCCATGAGCCGGCGGATCCGGAGGCGGCACTGACGGTCCTGCCCGGCCGGCTGTCCCACATGCTCAGCGGCTACGCGGCAGCGGATGCACTGGTCATTGTCCCCCCGGAAGGTCTCGCGGCCGGCGACGGCGTCCGGTATCTCCCGCTGTAGCGCGCGGCTCCGGCCCAGGTCCGCGGAACGACCCGAGGTGCCGCCGTCCGTCGGCTCATGCCCGCGGAACGAACCCACAGGTCGAATTTTGGGCTTCAGAACCGCACCTGGGTTCGTGATCCCCGCATCGTGGATGCAGTGCCACAGCAACGCACATCCCTGCCCGCTCCACCACCCCCGACCTGCGATCTGTGGACAACCCGGTGTTGTCCACAATCCGGCGACACCCCGGTAGCGGCGTCCGCCACCATCGGCTTGACTGGTCCACCATGGAGAACACAGCGGGGGACAGCAGGTGGGACTGGTGGCGTCGGGCCGAACGGGAGGGCAGACTTCACCCGGGCAACGGCCCCGAATACACCCGACGGATACTGCCGAGCAGGCCACCGTTCCTCCGGAAGGCAGCCATCGCCGCAGGTCGCACCAGACATGCCCTGGAGCGGAAATTCATCACGGTGGCCCGGGGCGTCCTGTTCCGGCCACTGCCGGAAGACACCCCACAGCAGGTCCGCGGCGACGAGACCGGCGGATTCCCCGCCGATATCGTCACCCGCGCGCGGGCCCAGTATCTCCGCCACCCCGACCTGGTCATCGACGGATGGGGAGCCCTGGCCTTCCTCGGGCTGCTGTACTGGGCCGACTCGGCACCGGTCGTCCTGCTCACCGACGGCAGCGGAGCCGGATCCACCGACTGCGGTACCGCCGGCGACCGGTCACTGAAACCGGTGTACCGGCCGTGGCGGAAGGACCGGCCACGGACAACCTGCACCCCGGACCCGGTGTTCCCCGGACTCCGGTGTGTCACCGCACCATCGGCGACGGCCGAGGTACTCCAGTCGATCATCCGGCGGAAACACCGGCCGCCGGTCCCCGACATCCCCGGGCTCTCCGACATCGAGGTCCGGTGTGTCCAGCTCGTCGACGCCGTCCTGCAGTGCACGACCGCGACACTCGCCGAGATCCGGGACGCCTGTCGTGGGGTGGTGGGGCGTCGGCTGCTGCGCCGGGTGCTGGCCCTGGTCGACGATGGTGCACAGACCCCGCGGGAGACACTGCTCCGGCTCATCATCCGGGACGCCCTGCCGGCCGGTTTCCGCTGGACATCACAGGTGCCCGTCTCCTGGGGGTCCGGGCGCGGGATGAGCACGGTCCTTGACCTGGCCTGTGAAGAGTTGAAGATCGCGGTCTACTACGACGGCGCCGACCACCACGGCAGCGAGCGCAAGGACCGGGACATCGACCAGATCCAGGAGCTCAGGGACCGCGGCTGGGAGGTGCTCCGGGTCGATGCGGAACTGTTCCGGAACCGGGTGAAGTTGCACCGGCTCCTCGACAATATGGTGGTCCGGGCGCTGGCGCGGCATGGCGAGGCTGCGTGAGCACTCTCGCTGAGCCAGGTTGGAGTCCCGGCGCCTGAATTGTCGGGATCACGAACCCAGGTGCTGCTGGCCCACCTGCGATGTCGGGATCACGAATCGAGGTGCTGCTGCGCAACCTGCGATGTGGGGATCACGAACCCAGGTGCGGTTCTGGAGCCAAAAATTCGACCTGTGGGTTCGTTCCGCGGGCATGGGCCGACCGACGACAGCCCCTCGGTTCGTTCCGCGGGCATGCCCGACCTAGTCGCGGTAGAGCTGCGCGCCCTTCGACTTGCCCTGGTTCAGCCAGGCGTAGACCCCGCCGATGAGCAGGCCGCCGCCGATGAAGTTGCCGAGCAGTGCCATACCCCAGTTCTTCAGCACGTTGCCCCAGGTCAGGGCGTCCAGCACGGAGGGACCGTCGGCGAAACCGTCACCGAGGCAGAAGTAGGACAGCGTGAACAGGGAGAAGTTCGCGATGAGGTGCTCCAGGCCGAGGACGACGAAGGCACCGATGACGAACTGGGTGAACAGGAACTTCCCGGCGTAGTCCTTCATGATCAGACCACCGACGATGGCGACGTTGACCAGGAAGTTCGCGAGAATGCCCTCGAGCAGGATGCCCCACGGCCCCTTGGTCAGCTTGCCCTCCGACAGCGTGGCGATGAGGTGGTCGGCACCGAGGCCGCCGAGCTTGCCGGACTGCCCCAGGATGATCGCGACGATGATCGCGCCGACCAGGTTGAGGACCACGGTCCACAGGATGATGCCGATGGCCTTCGCCCAGCCCAGGTAGCCGCGGACGGCACCCCAGACCATGTACATCATGGTGCCGGTGGCCAGCTCCGCACCGATCTGGAGGATCATCGCCAGGCCGATGAAGAAGCACATGCCGAACACCACGGCGCCCAGTCCATGGGCCACCCCTTCGACGGCGTTGCCCGCGACGGCGGCGAAGGCGGTGCCGAGGGTGAGGTACACGCCGGCGAGGATCGCGCGGACCGAGTAGCGCAGCGGGTCGTCGCCGAACAGGGCGACCTTCTTGAGGATGGCCCCGTGCGTGGCGGTGTTCACCCCGCCGTCCAGCGCAGCGGGTGCGGATGTCTCTGATATCTCGGCCATGGTCAGGCCCTCCTCATCGGCGGTATGTCCTCGGAAAAACGTCAGTGCGTGGCACACGCGTCCGTGCGTGCCCACGCATCACGGGGAAGGACGCTACTCCGCTCTGACACGATCCACCGAACACCCCTTCGGCTGTTCCGGACAGTGTCGGTGCAGTTCACGGCGCCGTGAGCTGGGACACAGCGAACCATTGAGCGGCAAAACCGAATGAACGTGCGGAAATACCTGACACATCATTCACTAATTCGGGGGTGGGAACCCCGACATCACCGGTGCAGCCGCTCCCCCAGCAGCCGCCGGTACACCAGCCCCAGCACCACGATGATGACCGTCCCCACCAGGATCGGGGTGAGCAGGTACCACCAGTCCTGGGCGTCCTGCATGATGATCAACGGCAGCGACGCCGCCGGCGGATGCAGGATCCGCAGCCCCGTCATCGCCATGACCGCCACCCCGGTGGCCAGTGCGAACGCCCACCAGCTCCCCGGCAGCAGCGACAGGGCGACCAGCCCGCACACCGCCCCGGCCAGGTGCCCGCCGATGACGTTCACCGGCTGGGACACCGGGGCGACGGGCAGCACGAACTCCAGCACGCAGGACGCCGCGAAGCTGGTCATGAGGAACGGGTGGCCGACCACCTCGGTCAGCAGGCCGAGCAGCCCGATGACCAGCGTCACCGCCACCCCGGAGACCAGCACCGCCCACGGTGCGAACCTGTGCTGGGTACGCCGGAAGCCGGCGGGGATCACCGGGCCGCCCGGTCCACCGCCGCGGCGAGGGCGGGCACCGGGTCGACGTCGAGCCGGACGAGGGCGACCTCCATCGCCACCGTCGGATCCTGCAGCCGGCGGACCTCGAGGTCTGCGACACTGCCGGCCCGCGGTGCAGTGACCGAGGCCTCCGGGACGATGACGGCCCACTGGCCGGTACCCGCCAGGGCGAGCAGCGCCTCCGCGGAATCAGCCACCGCCGAGGGGGTGACCGTCACACCGGCGGCCGCCATGGCGTGGTCGAACTCCTCACGGGCACGCATCCCCGGGGCGAGCAGTGCCAGCGGCAGCCCGGCGAGGTCCTCCCCGGTCACGGCCTTCTGCCCGGCCTTCACGGCCTTGATCGCCTTCCCTGCCTCGATCGCCTTCCCTGCCTTCCCGGCAATCCCGGTCCTGTCGTCGTCGACCCCTCCGACCGTCGCGGTCGCGTCGATCCTGTCGAGTACCCCGGGGCGTCCGGCGAGCACGAACCGGGTGGTGCCGAGACGGGCGAGGTGGAGTCCCGCACGGCCGGCACCGTGGGCGTCCGCCCGGCCGGCACGCGGGTGGATGATCCCCGCGTCGAGATCGTGGGAGCGGATCCGCTCGGCGATCTCCTCACTGCGCAGTCCGGTGACCAGATCGACGGTCACCCCCGGGTTCGCGGCGGCGAGGCGGGCGAGGATGTCGGCGGCCCAGCCGGTCCCCGACGGGATGGTCCCGAAGCGCAGCGTGGCGGCGAGTGAACCGTGGGCGGCGGCGAGATCCTCACCGAGGTGCCGTTCATCGGCGAGCATCCGGCGGGCGTAGGCGAGCACGATCTCCCCGTCGGGCGTCAGTCCGTGGAAGGAGGTCCGCCCGCGGTCGACGAGCTGCACGCCGAGTTCCTTCTCCAGTTTCCGGACCGCCTCGGACAGGGTCGAGGTGGTGACGAAGCAGGCTGCGGCGGCGCGGCCGAAATGGCGTTCGCGGGCGAGGGCCTCGAAGTAGGTCAACTGGGACAGGAGCACGGTTCCCGACGCTACCCCACGACGAGGGGTCCGCCCGTTCTCCGGACGTGAGGTCGCGTCGGATTGTTCCGGAATACTGTCCGGCACGACCTCACAGCGGGTAGACGGTCGCGGTCTGCCCGGCGGACAGTTCCGCGCCGGCGGGCACCCGCAGCAGGGCGGACGCCGTCACCGACTGTGCCAGCAGATGCGACCCCGCCCCGCCGACCGGGGAGGCGGTGAGCCGTCCGGTGTCATCCACCGACAGGACCGCCCGGAGGAACTGGTCCTTGGCGGGCAGCCCGGTGAGATCCCGGTCGACCACCGCGGTCACCGGCGCCGGAGCCTCCCCCAGTGCCGGGGCGACGAACAGGCGGAAGCTCACGGCGGTGGAGACCGGGTTGCCGGGCAGGCACACCACCGGGACGCCGGCGAAGACCGCGCAGCCCTGCGGGCCGCCGGGCTGCTGGGCGACATGGCCGAACCAGGCTGTGCCGCCTGTGCCGCCTGTGCCGCTCGCGTCCCCGAGCACCTGGCGGACGACCTCGAAGCGGCCGTGGCTGATGCCGCCGCTGGTGATCACGGCGTCCGGCCGGTGGGTGGTGACCGCCCCGTGCAGCAGGGCGCGGAACACCGCCGGATCGTCGGAGGTGCGGACGTGGCCGGCGACGGTGATGCCGTGGCGGGCGCACAGGGCGGCGAGCAGCGGTCCGTTGGCGTCCCTGATCGTGGCGGAGTTCGGGGCAGAACCGGCACCGTCGGCCTCACTGATCTCGTCGCCGCCGGTGCACAGCAGCACCCGCGCGGGCCGTCGCACCGGCAGTCCCGTGATCCCCTGCGCCGCGGCGACGCCCACGGTGCGGGGGTTGACGACATGCCCGGCGGGCAGCAGCTCCGACCCGGCCGCGATGTCGGAGCCCTGCGGGCGGACGAACTGTCCGGCGGGCGCGGCGGGCACCGTCACCCGACCTGCCGTCTCCGCCGCGGCGAAGTCCGGCGGAGTGCAGGTCTCCACCTTGACGACAGCGGCAGTGCCGGCGGGCAGCCGCGCCCCGGTCATCACCGGCACGACCGCGTCGGCGATCCCCCCGGGCAGCAGCGTGTCCGGGTCATGGCCGGCGGCGACGGTCGGGCCGACCGGGAAACTGCCTCCGGCGAGGTGCCGCTCCCCCAGCGCGTAGCCGTCCATCTGCGAGTTGTCGAAGCGGGGCGAGTCCTCCACGGCCACGACCGCGCGGGCGAGGGTGTGCCCCACCGCCGCCGCGGGGGCCAGGTCGGTGATCTCCCGGGTTCCGACGAGGTCGCGGACCGCGGCGAGATGGTCCTCAGGGGTGCGTGTCATGGGTGTCCTTCCCGGTCAGCGGTGTATCAGGCGCACCGCGGCGATCCCACCGACGACCAGCACGTAGATGCCGATGAGCATGATGCAGGCGCCGAGCGCCTGGTCCATGTCGTTGGCGGACAGGCCGAGTTCGATGAGCAGCGGGATGGTGCGTGTCTCCCCGGCGACGTTACCCGCGAACGTCAGCGTGGCCCCGTACTCCGACAGGGCACGGGCGAACGACAGGACGGTGCCGGTGACGATGCCGGGCCAGGCCAGCGGCACGA
This is a stretch of genomic DNA from Corynebacterium nuruki S6-4. It encodes these proteins:
- the moaC gene encoding cyclic pyranopterin monophosphate synthase MoaC, with translation MSSTESTHLTHVREDGSAHMVDVTGKNETSRTAVATGRVRTRPDVLDMIFDPGNEGLPKGDALPVARVAGIMGAKKTPEIIPLCHPLPLGKITVDFVREEDAVRIEASVKTRGVTGVEMEALTAVTSAALTVYDMIKAVDKHGVIEDVHVLAKSGGKSGSWDVRADAAGDLR
- a CDS encoding MoaD/ThiS family protein translates to MVEIHYFAAARAARGVAEERLGDAQATGTLAALLDTLGARHTDETAGGMTLARVFDRCSFLVDGRTVTRADAATVDLGTVTRVDVLPPFAGG
- a CDS encoding NTP transferase domain-containing protein — translated: MTVPTNPTSPTSHAIIVAGGAGSRLHASAPARTPDKPLLTDFTGRRLIDTVLEACAAADCATRIVVGPPMDLPEDVLRTREDPPLAGPAAAVAAGVRMLETTGASDDDLVLLLAADLVNPGRAVTALAAGGPGIGVTGGRLQPLLSAVRLADLRNATAGDLTDQSVMRILKHLDLPELPLPGGTATDIDTWQDALTHGYGRPQ
- a CDS encoding molybdopterin molybdotransferase MoeA, encoding MSHEHHQPVAWDEARRRICAAASATVAEVRKHPAPGDVLAADVPAPMDVPHYTSSAMDGFAVRGDGPWRLLAAPFTGSQGRNVHRSGGSLADGEALPVLTGSLLPEGADSVIRSENAEVTGEELHAEHPAPGRDIRPSGQEWHLGDTLLTAPRRLSPRHVAMLGAAGVDEVTVARAPKVACAFTGNEVVASGVPGPGEVRDAFSVSFPALLTGWGAEVVAAEHLADDPVAVEDWLRRPAVLDADIVVMTGGSGRSGQDFARRFITRAALASGAGGEILADEVACQPGHPTLLVRRIISGRPQLIAGVPGNPFAAHVALHSFVQPAVATALGLDAPVLSGVLGAAVEPIRRDRVRLMPAVSGVAGVGSGTHEPADPEAALTVLPGRLSHMLSGYAAADALVIVPPEGLAAGDGVRYLPL
- a CDS encoding endonuclease domain-containing protein, encoding MENTAGDSRWDWWRRAEREGRLHPGNGPEYTRRILPSRPPFLRKAAIAAGRTRHALERKFITVARGVLFRPLPEDTPQQVRGDETGGFPADIVTRARAQYLRHPDLVIDGWGALAFLGLLYWADSAPVVLLTDGSGAGSTDCGTAGDRSLKPVYRPWRKDRPRTTCTPDPVFPGLRCVTAPSATAEVLQSIIRRKHRPPVPDIPGLSDIEVRCVQLVDAVLQCTTATLAEIRDACRGVVGRRLLRRVLALVDDGAQTPRETLLRLIIRDALPAGFRWTSQVPVSWGSGRGMSTVLDLACEELKIAVYYDGADHHGSERKDRDIDQIQELRDRGWEVLRVDAELFRNRVKLHRLLDNMVVRALARHGEAA
- a CDS encoding formate/nitrite transporter family protein, with product MAEISETSAPAALDGGVNTATHGAILKKVALFGDDPLRYSVRAILAGVYLTLGTAFAAVAGNAVEGVAHGLGAVVFGMCFFIGLAMILQIGAELATGTMMYMVWGAVRGYLGWAKAIGIILWTVVLNLVGAIIVAIILGQSGKLGGLGADHLIATLSEGKLTKGPWGILLEGILANFLVNVAIVGGLIMKDYAGKFLFTQFVIGAFVVLGLEHLIANFSLFTLSYFCLGDGFADGPSVLDALTWGNVLKNWGMALLGNFIGGGLLIGGVYAWLNQGKSKGAQLYRD
- a CDS encoding HPP family protein translates to MIPAGFRRTQHRFAPWAVLVSGVAVTLVIGLLGLLTEVVGHPFLMTSFAASCVLEFVLPVAPVSQPVNVIGGHLAGAVCGLVALSLLPGSWWAFALATGVAVMAMTGLRILHPPAASLPLIIMQDAQDWWYLLTPILVGTVIIVVLGLVYRRLLGERLHR
- a CDS encoding LysR family transcriptional regulator, whose product is MLLSQLTYFEALARERHFGRAAAACFVTTSTLSEAVRKLEKELGVQLVDRGRTSFHGLTPDGEIVLAYARRMLADERHLGEDLAAAHGSLAATLRFGTIPSGTGWAADILARLAAANPGVTVDLVTGLRSEEIAERIRSHDLDAGIIHPRAGRADAHGAGRAGLHLARLGTTRFVLAGRPGVLDRIDATATVGGVDDDRTGIAGKAGKAIEAGKAIKAVKAGQKAVTGEDLAGLPLALLAPGMRAREEFDHAMAAAGVTVTPSAVADSAEALLALAGTGQWAVIVPEASVTAPRAGSVADLEVRRLQDPTVAMEVALVRLDVDPVPALAAAVDRAAR
- a CDS encoding molybdopterin molybdotransferase MoeA, coding for MTRTPEDHLAAVRDLVGTREITDLAPAAAVGHTLARAVVAVEDSPRFDNSQMDGYALGERHLAGGSFPVGPTVAAGHDPDTLLPGGIADAVVPVMTGARLPAGTAAVVKVETCTPPDFAAAETAGRVTVPAAPAGQFVRPQGSDIAAGSELLPAGHVVNPRTVGVAAAQGITGLPVRRPARVLLCTGGDEISEADGAGSAPNSATIRDANGPLLAALCARHGITVAGHVRTSDDPAVFRALLHGAVTTHRPDAVITSGGISHGRFEVVRQVLGDASGTGGTGGTAWFGHVAQQPGGPQGCAVFAGVPVVCLPGNPVSTAVSFRLFVAPALGEAPAPVTAVVDRDLTGLPAKDQFLRAVLSVDDTGRLTASPVGGAGSHLLAQSVTASALLRVPAGAELSAGQTATVYPL